The following are encoded together in the Mesoterricola sediminis genome:
- a CDS encoding type III restriction-modification system endonuclease: MKLHFEPDLDYQRTAIEAVCALFQGQERCRSEFTVTRDSRLGSPALEGLDATLGVGNRLQLPDGEIHANLRAVQLQNGIRQSAVLESGDFTVEMETGTGKTYVYLRTIFELNRRYGFTKFVIVVPSVAIKEGVFKSLQITEEHFRALYANVPFEYFVYDSARLGQVRNFATSPHIQVMVVTVGAINKKEVNNLYKDSEKTGGDKPIDLIRATSPVLIVDEPQSVDGGLKGEGRKALAAMNPLCTLRYSATHAEKHHMVYRLDAVDAYERRLVKQIEVASGMVEGDHNTPYARILEVGSRKGAVWAVAELDVDQRGSVSRKPVRVEDGDDLERVTGRAVYRDCRVGEIRAGKGREAVEIRRPGSERWLRPGEAMGGAAAGAVQRQMIRRTIREHLDKELRLRPLGIKVLSLFFIDQVARYREAGPDGAPVKGEYARIFEEEFRSAIQLPEYAPLLGGEDPAALAAAVHEGYFSVDKRGAWSDTGESNATDRENAARAYNLIMRDKERLLSFETPLRFIFSHSALREGWDNPNVFQICALRDMGTERERRQTLGRGLRLCVNQDGERVRDRHVNILTIIALESYQAFAENLQKEIEADTGIRFGVVEPHQFSALPVPAPGGGSAPLGEAGSRALWEHLRAQGWVDAEGKVQDALRQALREGTFALPGDCPAPPALVADLLRKTAGRLTLRNADERRTVRTREAVLHGADFRELWERIKHKTTYRVAFDNQGLLEACAAALAAAPPIPRTRLTWHRASLAIGKGGVDAAGASTSGPLALAEEDVELPDILTELQDRTQLTRRSLARILVDSGRLEDFRRNPQAFIETAADAIGSCKRLALVQGIRYRKLGDQAFYAQELFEQEELTGYMKHMVEARKSVHEYVVYDSAGVERTFAKDLERNEAVKVYAKLPSWFRVNTPLGTYNPDWAVLVEQDGGERLYLVVETKGSLDPGDLRPAEAARIACGRAHFEAISGEGGGARYLVARTAGDLFQEP, translated from the coding sequence ATGAAGCTGCACTTCGAGCCCGACCTCGACTACCAGCGCACGGCCATCGAGGCCGTGTGCGCCCTGTTCCAGGGGCAGGAGAGGTGCCGCTCCGAGTTCACCGTGACCCGGGATTCCCGCCTGGGGTCCCCGGCCCTGGAGGGCCTCGACGCCACCCTCGGCGTCGGCAACCGGCTCCAGCTGCCGGACGGCGAGATCCACGCCAATCTCCGGGCCGTCCAGCTCCAGAACGGCATCCGCCAGTCCGCCGTCCTGGAATCGGGCGACTTCACCGTCGAGATGGAGACCGGCACCGGCAAGACCTATGTCTACCTGCGCACGATCTTCGAGCTGAACCGCCGCTACGGCTTCACCAAGTTCGTGATCGTCGTCCCTTCCGTCGCCATCAAGGAGGGCGTCTTCAAGTCCCTCCAGATCACCGAGGAGCACTTCCGCGCCCTGTACGCCAACGTGCCTTTCGAGTACTTCGTCTACGACTCGGCCCGCCTGGGTCAGGTGCGCAACTTCGCCACCAGTCCGCACATCCAGGTCATGGTCGTGACCGTCGGCGCGATCAACAAGAAGGAGGTCAACAACCTCTACAAGGACAGCGAGAAGACCGGGGGCGACAAGCCCATCGACCTCATCCGCGCCACCAGCCCCGTCCTCATCGTGGATGAGCCCCAGAGCGTCGACGGCGGGCTGAAGGGGGAGGGCCGGAAGGCCCTCGCCGCCATGAACCCCCTCTGCACCCTCCGCTACTCCGCCACCCACGCGGAGAAGCACCACATGGTCTACCGCCTGGACGCGGTCGACGCCTACGAGCGGCGCCTCGTCAAGCAGATCGAGGTGGCCTCGGGCATGGTGGAGGGCGATCACAACACCCCCTACGCGCGCATCCTCGAGGTCGGCTCCCGGAAGGGCGCCGTCTGGGCCGTGGCGGAACTGGACGTGGACCAGCGCGGCTCCGTCTCGAGGAAGCCCGTGCGCGTCGAGGACGGCGACGACCTGGAGCGGGTCACGGGCCGGGCCGTGTACCGGGACTGCCGCGTTGGCGAGATCCGCGCCGGGAAGGGCCGGGAGGCCGTCGAGATCCGCAGGCCGGGCTCCGAGCGCTGGCTGCGGCCCGGGGAGGCCATGGGCGGGGCCGCCGCCGGGGCCGTCCAGCGGCAGATGATCCGGCGCACCATCCGGGAGCACCTGGACAAGGAGCTGCGGCTCCGCCCCCTGGGCATCAAGGTGCTCAGCCTCTTCTTCATCGACCAGGTGGCCCGCTACCGCGAGGCCGGGCCCGACGGCGCGCCCGTGAAGGGGGAGTACGCCCGGATCTTCGAGGAGGAGTTCCGCAGCGCCATCCAACTGCCCGAGTACGCCCCCCTCCTCGGCGGGGAGGACCCCGCCGCCCTCGCCGCCGCGGTCCACGAAGGCTACTTTTCCGTCGACAAGCGGGGCGCCTGGTCCGACACGGGGGAGAGCAACGCGACCGACCGGGAGAACGCCGCCCGGGCCTACAACCTCATCATGCGGGACAAGGAGCGCCTCCTCAGCTTCGAGACGCCCCTGCGGTTCATCTTCAGCCACTCGGCCCTCCGGGAAGGCTGGGACAACCCCAACGTCTTCCAGATCTGCGCCCTCCGGGACATGGGGACCGAGCGGGAGCGGCGCCAGACCCTCGGCCGGGGCCTCCGCCTGTGCGTCAACCAGGACGGCGAGCGCGTCCGGGACCGGCACGTGAACATCCTCACCATCATCGCCCTGGAGAGCTACCAGGCCTTCGCCGAGAACCTCCAGAAGGAGATCGAGGCGGACACCGGGATCCGCTTCGGGGTGGTGGAGCCCCACCAGTTCTCCGCCCTCCCCGTCCCCGCCCCGGGCGGCGGCTCCGCGCCCCTGGGCGAGGCCGGCTCCCGGGCGCTGTGGGAGCACCTCCGCGCGCAGGGCTGGGTCGACGCGGAGGGGAAGGTCCAGGACGCGCTCCGCCAGGCCCTCCGCGAAGGCACCTTCGCCCTCCCCGGGGACTGCCCCGCCCCGCCGGCCCTGGTGGCCGACCTGCTCCGCAAGACGGCCGGCAGGCTCACCCTCCGGAACGCCGACGAGCGGCGGACGGTCCGCACCCGGGAGGCCGTCCTGCACGGCGCCGACTTCCGGGAGCTGTGGGAGCGGATCAAGCACAAGACCACGTACCGGGTGGCCTTCGACAACCAGGGCCTCCTCGAGGCCTGCGCCGCCGCGCTCGCCGCGGCGCCGCCCATTCCCCGCACCCGCCTCACCTGGCACCGCGCCAGCCTCGCCATCGGCAAGGGCGGCGTCGACGCCGCGGGCGCCTCGACCTCCGGCCCCCTGGCCCTGGCGGAGGAGGACGTGGAGCTGCCCGACATCCTCACCGAGCTCCAGGACCGCACCCAGCTCACCCGGCGCAGCCTGGCGCGCATCCTCGTGGACAGCGGCCGCCTCGAGGACTTCCGCCGCAACCCCCAGGCCTTCATCGAGACCGCCGCCGACGCGATCGGCTCCTGCAAGCGCCTCGCCCTGGTCCAGGGCATCCGCTACCGGAAGCTGGGGGACCAGGCCTTCTACGCGCAGGAGCTCTTCGAGCAGGAGGAGCTCACCGGCTACATGAAGCACATGGTCGAGGCCCGGAAGAGCGTGCACGAGTACGTCGTCTACGACTCCGCGGGGGTGGAGCGGACCTTCGCCAAGGACCTCGAGCGGAACGAGGCGGTCAAGGTCTACGCCAAGCTCCCCTCCTGGTTCCGGGTGAACACGCCCCTGGGCACCTACAACCCGGACTGGGCCGTGCTCGTCGAGCAGGACGGCGGGGAGCGCCTCTACCTGGTGGTGGAGACCAAGGGCAGCCTGGACCCGGGCGACCTCCGCCCCGCCGAGGCGGCCAGGATCGCCTGCGGGCGCGCCCACTTCGAGGCCATCTCCGGGGAGGGCGGCGGGGCCCGCTACCTCGTGGCCCGGACGGCCGGGGACCTCTTCCAGGAGCCCTGA